In Chitinivibrionales bacterium, a single window of DNA contains:
- a CDS encoding glycoside hydrolase family 3 C-terminal domain-containing protein: protein MRWRFITAVLLGASFALGQPTTQIDTVLVTPVFLKLVDNSGGIYKYRGKVSYRIIGWAYDRFNVSVSIIKDGTGEVVPLTMTMGDIGPLTWQGEKGIHFGCQFNGAPSGTYKAKISIALSQSDTAVFIESKIASMSNGDKQTIVNGGSAAGVVGLNWRDGPYGLGGTWSFPTGLAMAATWDTAIIQEGGYFMGMCFRGFDYNVQLGPSCNLCRDSRAGRTTESYGEDPFVNGKDATASVKGVMWSTIPTLKHYCCNNVERARGFYPVHVSERGLRELYTYHFGMAAHDAGCAAIMTAYNSVNGFHNAQNHHTLTDILKNFWGLKGFVLTDWDNGGTGNASILALAGLDLPTPGTWGGGLAALVPGTISQAFFDDKARRSLWARYKTGCFNAGYARTMYKDSINSTNMYNYARRVSRECYILLKNDNNLLPLDRSNPMTIAMVGPWANQIRCGPVGSAQNCPSKHYTPPTQAVKQIGGANITVNSDYNNCDYAIVCIGPNDEGEGFDRNEVSLPDTQDQLAGKVLAAKPGHTIVWYTGGSTADTGNWNKVPAIIMSSYPGEDHAMALAEVLFGDYNPGGKVPLTFPLDSTQLPRFGVNTPWGDTGDPYEPVWEGRGYPYYDYHHLKPLFCFGYGLSYTTFAYSNLQISPNGGYPGDTFAVSVDVKNTGSVVGDEVVQLYLHDEQSAQPRRYKDLRGFRRVPLNVGETKTVTFNLVERDFEYYDTTQSNWVIEPGAVDVLVGSSSLDIRQQGTIMFY, encoded by the coding sequence ATGCGTTGGCGTTTCATTACTGCGGTTCTTCTCGGCGCTTCATTCGCTCTCGGCCAGCCGACAACTCAGATCGACACCGTGCTGGTGACGCCGGTGTTCCTCAAGCTCGTGGATAATTCCGGCGGCATCTACAAGTACAGGGGAAAAGTGTCCTATCGCATCATCGGGTGGGCGTATGACCGGTTCAACGTTTCCGTATCGATTATTAAGGATGGAACCGGTGAAGTCGTACCGCTCACGATGACAATGGGCGACATCGGCCCGCTCACCTGGCAGGGAGAAAAAGGCATCCATTTTGGCTGTCAGTTCAACGGCGCGCCTTCGGGCACCTACAAGGCAAAGATCTCGATTGCCCTGTCGCAGAGCGACACCGCTGTGTTCATCGAAAGCAAGATCGCATCGATGTCCAACGGTGACAAACAGACTATTGTCAACGGCGGGAGCGCGGCAGGCGTCGTGGGCCTCAACTGGCGCGACGGCCCCTACGGCCTCGGCGGCACCTGGTCTTTTCCCACGGGCCTCGCAATGGCCGCCACCTGGGACACTGCCATCATCCAGGAGGGCGGCTATTTCATGGGAATGTGCTTCCGGGGCTTCGACTACAACGTCCAGCTGGGGCCTTCGTGCAATCTTTGCCGCGACAGCCGGGCCGGTCGGACCACGGAATCGTACGGTGAAGACCCCTTTGTAAACGGCAAGGACGCTACCGCATCCGTCAAGGGCGTTATGTGGAGCACCATTCCGACGCTCAAGCACTACTGCTGCAACAACGTTGAGCGCGCGCGGGGATTCTATCCCGTGCACGTTTCGGAGCGGGGGCTTCGCGAGCTGTACACCTACCACTTCGGCATGGCCGCGCATGATGCCGGTTGTGCCGCCATCATGACCGCCTACAATTCCGTAAATGGTTTCCATAATGCGCAGAACCATCACACCCTGACCGACATCCTCAAGAATTTCTGGGGCCTGAAGGGCTTCGTACTCACCGACTGGGACAATGGCGGCACCGGCAATGCTTCCATACTGGCGCTTGCCGGGCTCGACCTGCCCACGCCTGGAACATGGGGCGGCGGCCTTGCTGCATTGGTGCCTGGAACGATTTCGCAGGCATTTTTCGACGATAAAGCGAGGCGCTCGCTGTGGGCGCGGTACAAAACAGGCTGCTTCAATGCCGGATACGCAAGAACAATGTATAAGGATTCCATCAACAGCACGAACATGTACAACTATGCGCGCCGCGTCTCGCGCGAGTGTTATATCCTTCTCAAGAACGACAACAACCTGCTTCCACTTGACAGAAGCAACCCGATGACCATTGCGATGGTGGGGCCCTGGGCCAATCAGATCCGGTGCGGTCCGGTGGGCAGCGCCCAGAACTGTCCCAGCAAGCACTACACCCCGCCCACCCAGGCGGTAAAACAAATCGGCGGCGCAAACATCACGGTCAACAGTGATTACAATAATTGCGACTATGCGATCGTGTGCATCGGGCCCAACGACGAAGGCGAGGGCTTTGACCGAAACGAAGTGTCGCTTCCCGATACGCAGGACCAGTTGGCCGGAAAGGTGCTCGCGGCAAAACCCGGCCATACCATTGTGTGGTATACCGGCGGCAGCACCGCGGACACCGGCAACTGGAACAAGGTCCCGGCCATCATCATGTCGAGTTATCCCGGTGAAGACCATGCCATGGCCCTCGCCGAAGTTCTGTTCGGCGACTACAATCCGGGCGGGAAAGTCCCCCTCACCTTCCCGCTGGACTCGACCCAGCTTCCAAGGTTCGGCGTGAACACTCCGTGGGGCGATACCGGCGATCCATACGAGCCCGTGTGGGAAGGACGGGGATACCCCTATTACGACTACCACCATCTGAAGCCGCTGTTCTGCTTCGGTTACGGACTCAGCTATACCACGTTTGCGTACAGCAACCTCCAAATCAGTCCCAACGGCGGCTATCCGGGCGATACGTTTGCCGTTTCGGTGGACGTCAAGAACACCGGCAGCGTGGTCGGCGACGAGGTGGTGCAACTGTACCTTCACGACGAGCAGAGCGCCCAGCCGAGGCGATACAAAGATCTCCGCGGGTTCAGACGCGTTCCCCTTAACGTCGGAGAGACAAAGACCGTCACTTTTAATCTTGTGGAGCGCGACTTCGAATACTACGACACCACCCAATCGAATTGGGTGATAGAACCGGGGGCGGTTGACGTTCTCGTGGGCTCCTCGTCCCTTGACATAAGGCAACAAGGGACGATAATGTTCTATTGA
- a CDS encoding C-GCAxxG-C-C family protein translates to MSSTQDATDLYKKSFTCSQAICAAFGKRFDLDEKTALKISCAFGGGCSRLGLTCGAVTGAFMVIGLKYGRCQSEDLAAKEKTYAMTQEFAKRFIARNGSLNCTELLGCDLGTEKGYAEAKEKGLFTTLCLKLVKDAAEILEEIIKKIAL, encoded by the coding sequence GTGTCATCAACACAAGACGCAACTGACCTTTATAAAAAATCCTTCACCTGCTCGCAGGCCATCTGCGCCGCCTTTGGCAAGCGCTTCGACCTCGACGAGAAAACCGCGCTCAAGATTTCCTGCGCGTTCGGCGGCGGGTGTTCCCGGCTCGGCCTCACCTGCGGCGCCGTGACCGGCGCGTTCATGGTGATCGGTCTGAAATACGGCAGATGTCAATCGGAAGACCTTGCGGCAAAGGAAAAAACCTACGCAATGACGCAGGAGTTCGCAAAGCGGTTCATCGCGCGAAACGGTTCACTCAACTGCACGGAGCTGCTCGGCTGCGATCTGGGGACCGAGAAGGGCTATGCGGAGGCAAAGGAGAAAGGTCTTTTCACCACGCTGTGCCTGAAGCTGGTGAAGGATGCGGCGGAGATTTTGGAAGAGATTATCAAAAAAATAGCGCTTTAA
- a CDS encoding T9SS type A sorting domain-containing protein, with protein sequence SANGIHFTLSRSSSINYRIFDISGRELMSRKTSMLGAGTHSIKIASGSFCPGVYILDFRAGDIFFKGKFSITK encoded by the coding sequence TATCAGCCAACGGCATTCATTTCACTCTTTCCCGATCTTCAAGCATTAATTATAGGATATTCGATATTTCGGGTCGAGAATTGATGAGTCGCAAAACTTCCATGCTGGGAGCTGGAACCCACAGCATTAAGATCGCCTCCGGCAGTTTTTGTCCAGGTGTTTACATCCTCGACTTCCGCGCTGGCGACATATTCTTTAAAGGAAAATTCAGCATAACGAAATAG
- a CDS encoding glycoside hydrolase family 3 C-terminal domain-containing protein, which produces MLKKAAVILLAGMGLLSAQPASTIDTVLVTPVFLKLVSTTGNVYKYVGKVSYELVGWSNDRFNASLSIIQDGSGAVVPITSAKGDGYGNFSFGGIRGIFFTCQFNGAPTGTYKAKVSVAASQSDSAKFVENLINTLSNGDKQTIINGGSAGSVPAMVWQDGPYGDRGGYAYPAGEGMAATFDTALAEVGGYYKGQDFRGLGHNVMLGPTMNLVRDGRGGRTFESYGEDPYVNGKMGAADCRGCTKSGLMVTVKHFCCNNEERARGGYPSTASERSLRELYTYHFGIAGSQGPATGFMTAYNNVNGIHCPENKHIVTDILKNAWGSKGFVLTDWDNGGNHTNDALAGTDLPTPDGWGGGLAAMVPGTISQGFFDDKARRCIWARYMTHCFEPGYTVQSTYADSIDNATHYAYMRGATRESMVLVKNNNNLLPIDRNSGPVTIACVGTYANSMQWFISASSLVNPKHLTSAAAAIKKIGGNNVTVTSNPAGADYAVVAIGPVDKGEGNDRVEVSLGDSTNNLVKQTMAACPNTIVFYCGGSCADSGYWSDAPAIIAEFFAGEDHTLAFAEVLFGDYNPAGRLPFTFPADSIQLPVFGIGLPWNTSGATKDFYEDPWEGRGYHYFDYHNMKPLFAFGRGLSYTTFAYSNLQISPNSGYPGDTFHVSVDVKNTGTRDGDEVVQLYLHDEQSAQPRRVKDLRGFSRVPITAGQTKTVDFGLVERDFEYYDTTQSAWVIEPGAVDVLVGAASDDIRQTGSIMFY; this is translated from the coding sequence ATGCTTAAAAAAGCCGCAGTAATTTTGCTGGCGGGCATGGGTCTTCTCTCTGCCCAGCCTGCCTCGACCATAGACACCGTGCTCGTGACGCCCGTGTTTCTCAAGCTCGTGAGCACAACCGGCAATGTTTACAAGTACGTGGGCAAAGTCAGTTACGAGCTCGTGGGCTGGTCCAACGACCGGTTCAACGCTTCACTTTCCATTATCCAGGACGGGTCCGGAGCGGTGGTGCCCATCACTTCGGCAAAAGGCGACGGTTATGGCAATTTCAGCTTTGGCGGAATACGGGGTATTTTTTTCACCTGTCAATTTAACGGCGCCCCCACCGGCACCTACAAGGCAAAGGTGAGCGTTGCCGCGTCGCAGAGCGATTCGGCAAAATTCGTTGAAAACCTGATAAACACACTTTCCAACGGCGACAAGCAGACCATTATCAACGGCGGATCCGCCGGCAGCGTGCCCGCGATGGTCTGGCAGGACGGTCCGTACGGCGACCGCGGCGGGTATGCGTATCCGGCCGGCGAGGGCATGGCAGCCACGTTCGATACTGCCCTCGCCGAGGTAGGCGGTTACTACAAGGGACAGGATTTCCGCGGGCTGGGGCACAATGTCATGCTCGGGCCCACCATGAACCTGGTGCGCGACGGCCGTGGCGGCCGGACCTTCGAAAGCTATGGCGAGGACCCGTATGTCAACGGAAAAATGGGCGCGGCGGATTGCCGCGGCTGTACGAAGTCGGGTCTGATGGTCACGGTGAAGCACTTCTGCTGCAACAACGAAGAAAGGGCTCGTGGAGGGTATCCATCGACGGCCAGCGAGCGTTCTTTGCGCGAATTGTACACCTATCATTTCGGCATCGCCGGTTCACAGGGGCCGGCAACGGGTTTCATGACAGCGTACAACAATGTCAACGGCATACACTGTCCGGAAAACAAGCACATTGTCACCGACATTCTCAAGAATGCCTGGGGATCAAAAGGCTTTGTTCTCACCGACTGGGACAACGGCGGCAATCATACCAACGACGCGCTTGCTGGCACGGACCTGCCGACGCCGGACGGGTGGGGCGGCGGCCTGGCGGCAATGGTGCCGGGAACGATCTCCCAGGGCTTTTTCGATGACAAGGCGCGTCGCTGCATCTGGGCGCGTTACATGACGCATTGTTTTGAGCCGGGCTACACCGTCCAGTCGACATACGCCGATTCCATTGACAACGCGACGCATTATGCCTATATGCGTGGCGCAACGCGTGAGTCAATGGTGCTTGTAAAGAACAACAACAACCTCTTGCCGATCGACAGAAATTCGGGACCGGTAACGATTGCCTGCGTGGGGACCTATGCGAACAGTATGCAGTGGTTCATTTCCGCGAGCAGTCTTGTGAACCCGAAGCATCTCACGTCAGCCGCGGCGGCGATAAAGAAGATCGGCGGCAACAACGTCACGGTCACCAGCAATCCGGCGGGTGCCGACTACGCCGTGGTGGCCATCGGGCCAGTTGACAAAGGCGAAGGAAACGACCGGGTGGAGGTGAGTTTGGGCGATTCGACCAACAATCTGGTGAAGCAGACCATGGCCGCGTGTCCGAACACCATCGTGTTCTACTGCGGCGGCAGCTGCGCAGATTCGGGCTACTGGAGCGACGCGCCCGCGATCATCGCGGAGTTCTTCGCCGGCGAAGACCATACGCTCGCCTTCGCGGAGGTCCTGTTCGGCGACTATAATCCCGCCGGGCGCCTGCCGTTCACGTTCCCTGCGGATTCGATCCAGCTTCCCGTGTTTGGCATCGGACTTCCCTGGAACACCTCCGGAGCGACCAAGGACTTTTACGAAGATCCCTGGGAAGGCAGGGGATATCACTATTTCGATTATCATAACATGAAGCCGCTTTTCGCCTTCGGCCGCGGCCTGAGTTACACGACATTCGCATACAGCAACCTGCAGATCTCGCCCAACAGCGGCTATCCCGGCGACACGTTCCACGTGAGCGTTGACGTGAAGAACACGGGAACCCGCGACGGCGATGAAGTGGTGCAGCTCTACCTGCACGACGAGCAGAGCGCGCAGCCGAGGCGCGTGAAGGACCTGCGCGGCTTTTCCAGGGTCCCGATCACCGCGGGCCAGACAAAGACCGTGGACTTCGGCCTTGTCGAGCGCGACTTCGAATACTACGACACCACGCAGAGCGCATGGGTGATCGAGCCCGGCGCCGTGGACGTGCTCGTTGGCGCCGCGTCGGACGACATCAGGCAGACCGGATCGATAATGTTCTATTAA
- a CDS encoding T9SS type A sorting domain-containing protein has product MVTQKISVLCCILCLTTSVLLAQTVEKFSASFTFPLTLTAVPGKVVAPAAMSFFHVGPKAQKGKILLQWTVSGSVPSGSICIYSLSGALVKKVTLTSNHGTIYCDLQKASPGIYLASISYGTFQQNQKFALYR; this is encoded by the coding sequence ATGGTTACCCAAAAAATTTCTGTGCTCTGCTGCATTCTCTGTTTGACAACGAGCGTGCTGCTGGCGCAGACCGTTGAGAAGTTCAGTGCATCATTCACATTCCCGCTTACCTTGACCGCGGTGCCGGGCAAAGTTGTCGCCCCGGCGGCCATGTCGTTTTTCCATGTAGGGCCCAAGGCCCAAAAGGGAAAAATATTGCTGCAATGGACCGTGAGCGGCTCGGTTCCGTCTGGCTCTATCTGCATTTATTCACTTTCGGGCGCTCTGGTGAAAAAGGTCACCCTTACCTCCAACCACGGGACAATCTATTGTGATCTCCAGAAGGCCTCACCCGGAATCTACTTGGCGTCAATATCGTACGGCACGTTTCAGCAGAACCAGAAATTCGCGTTATACAGATAG